The following coding sequences lie in one Benincasa hispida cultivar B227 chromosome 6, ASM972705v1, whole genome shotgun sequence genomic window:
- the LOC120079932 gene encoding ATP-dependent DNA helicase Q-like SIM isoform X3: MVKSPRLSGSCCNWICIFLHFVSGKSICFQIPALLTGKVVVVISPLISLMHDQCLKLAKHGVSACFLGSGQPDSSVEKKAMGGAYSIIYVCPETVLRLIQPLQKLAETRGIALFAIDEVHCVSKWGHDFRPDYRRLSILRENFSSSTLKFLRFNVPLMALTATATVQVREDILKSLCMSKETKIILTSFFRPNLRFFVKHSRTSSPSSYREDFSDLIDAYAGTRRSGNKKQTIISHKSDSLLDCSTNSSLYEADKISPNDLEDNDDSDSDKDDEVDSSEEFLPSSSEGRTMSVEYLENEVDVFQSVDDWDVAYGEFCGQLVCEETEVEAEKIDLLDKAEERQKSCQESLDQGPTIIYVPTRKETLSISKFLCQSGVKAAAYNASLPKSHLRMVHKDFHENNVEVVVATIAFGMGIDKSNVRRIIHYGWPQSLEAYYQEAGRAGRDGKLADCILYANLTRIPSLLPNRRSEEQTNQAYRMLSDCFRYGMNTSNCRAQKLVEYFGETFDREKCLMCDVCVKGPPIMQNLKEEADILMQVIAAHHRYLAEGLYDDFSYGDVKQRFREKPNLRLFVSKVREQCLKFAATDLLWWRGLARILEAKGYLKEGDNKIHVQIKFPEPTKLGLEFLSRSDQTFHVYPESDMLLSMAKPKSYSSFSEWGRGWADPAIRRERLKHRFADRSQGPRSRSRSRKARKRKSSKHSSDLRTVRGRLNAKLSAKKSNAA; this comes from the exons ATGGTTAAATCACCAAGACTGTCTGGTTCTTGCTGCAACTGGATCTG tatttttcttcattttgtttCAGGGAAATCTATCTGTTTTCAGATTCCTGCTTTATTAACAGGCAAGGTGGTAGTTGTTATTTCACCATTGATAAGCttgatgcatgatcaatgcTTAAAACTTGCAAAGCATGGGGTTTCTGCATGTTTTCTTGGGTCTGGGCAACCTGACAGTTCCGTTGAAAAGAAAGCAATGGGAGGTGCATATAGCATCATCTATGTTTGCCCAGAAACAGTTTTAAG ATTGATTCAACCACTTCAAAAGTTAGCTGAAACTCGTGGAATTGCATTGTTTGCAATTGATGAAGTACACTGTGTTTCTAAATGGGGCCATGATTTTAGGCCTGACTACag GCGACTGTCAATTTTGCGAGAGAATTTCAGCTCCTCAACGCTGAAATTTTTGAGATTTAACGTGCCTTTGATGGCGTTGACTGCAACTGCCACAGTTCAAGTTCGAGAAGACATTTTAAAGTCATTATGTATGTCAAAGGAAACAAAGATCATTCTAACTTCATTTTTTAGGCCTAATCTTCGCTTCTTC GTAAAACATAGTAGAACATCTTCACCATCCTCCTATAGGGAGGACTTCAGCGACCTTATAGATGCATATGCTGGAACTAGAAGATCtggaaacaagaaacaaactaTAATCTCTCACAAATCAGACAGTTTATTAGATTGCTCAACTAACAGTAGCTTATATGAGGCAGACAAAATCTCTCCAAATGACTTAGAGGACAACGATGATTCCGACtcagataaagatgatgaagtaGATTCTTCAGAAGAATTTTTGCCAAGCTCCTCAGAAGGAAGGACAATGTCTGTTGAATACTTGGAGAATGAGGTTGATGTCTTTCAGAGTGTAGATGATTGGGATG TTGCATATGGGGAGTTCTGTGGACAATTAGTTTGTGAGGAAACCGAAGTAGAAGCGGAGAAGATTGATCTGCTGGATAAAGCAGAAGAAAGACAAAAAAGTTGTCAAGAGAGTTTAGATCAAGGGCCAACTATTATCTATGTTCCTACTAGAAAAGAAACTTTGAGCATCTCAAAGTTTCTTTGTCAATCTGGTGTGAAGGCTGCTGCTTACAATGCATCG CTTCCAAAATCTCATTTAAGGATGGTTCACAAGGATTTTCACGAGAATAATGTAGAG GTTGTAGTTGCAACAATAGCATTTGGAATGGGGATTGACAAGTCAAATGTTCGGAGAATTATTCACTACGGTTGGCCACAG AGTTTGGAAGCTTATTATCAAGAAGCTGGTCGTGCTGGAAGGGATGGAAAATTGGCAGATTGCA TTTTATATGCAAATCTGACAAGAATACCATCCCTTTTGCCGAATCGAAGAAGTGAGGAACAAACTAATCAAGCATATAGAATGTTATCTGATTGCTTCAG GTATGGAATGAATACATCAAATTGTCGGGCACAAAAGCTAGTGGAGTACTTTGGTGAGACTTTTGATCGCGAGAAGTGTCTCAT GTGTGATGTTTGTGTGAAGGGACCTCCAATTATGCAGAATTTGAAGGAGGAAGCAGATATATTAATGCAGGTCATTGCTGCACATCAT CGATATTTAGCAGAAGGATTGTACGATGATTTCTCATACGGTGATGTCAAACAGAGATTCAGGGAGAAGCCAAATTTGAGGTTGTTTGTCAGTAAAGTAAGAGAGCAG TGTCTGAAATTTGCAGCAACTGATTTGCTCTGGTGGCGAGGTCTTGCAAGAATTTTAGAAGCTAAAGGTTACTTGAAAGAAGGGGATAACAAG ATCCATGTTCAGATAAAATTCCCTGAGCCTACCAAGCTGGGATTGGAGTTTCTATCCAGAAGTGACCAAACATTCCATGTTTACCCTGAATCAGACATGCTACTCTCAATGGCCAAACCTAAATCCTACTCATCCTTCTCAGAATGGGGCAGAGGCTGGGCTGATCCTGCCATACGGCGTGAACGACTCAAACATCGCTTTGCTGACAGGTCACAAGGACCACGGTCACGGTCACGGTCACGGAAGGCAAGAAAAAGGAAATCAAGTAAACATAGCTCTGATTTGAGAACGGTTCGAGGTAGATTAAATGCTAAATTATCGGCAAAGAAATCCAATGCTGCTTAG
- the LOC120079932 gene encoding ATP-dependent DNA helicase Q-like SIM isoform X2 — MLQRSGKRAQSLLVPMRQSSILDHFSLTNRGKRSKTEAEPVLSFSEPEVPHYPVEDTQEHGRCVLQNESDSYLIDGPQEPDTQLDWEKKLNRVLKKHFGYPFLKKFQKEALEAWLNHQDCLVLAATGSGKVVVVISPLISLMHDQCLKLAKHGVSACFLGSGQPDSSVEKKAMGGAYSIIYVCPETVLRLIQPLQKLAETRGIALFAIDEVHCVSKWGHDFRPDYRRLSILRENFSSSTLKFLRFNVPLMALTATATVQVREDILKSLCMSKETKIILTSFFRPNLRFFVKHSRTSSPSSYREDFSDLIDAYAGTRRSGNKKQTIISHKSDSLLDCSTNSSLYEADKISPNDLEDNDDSDSDKDDEVDSSEEFLPSSSEGRTMSVEYLENEVDVFQSVDDWDVAYGEFCGQLVCEETEVEAEKIDLLDKAEERQKSCQESLDQGPTIIYVPTRKETLSISKFLCQSGVKAAAYNASLPKSHLRMVHKDFHENNVEVVVATIAFGMGIDKSNVRRIIHYGWPQSLEAYYQEAGRAGRDGKLADCILYANLTRIPSLLPNRRSEEQTNQAYRMLSDCFRYGMNTSNCRAQKLVEYFGETFDREKCLMCDVCVKGPPIMQNLKEEADILMQVIAAHHRYLAEGLYDDFSYGDVKQRFREKPNLRLFVSKVREQCLKFAATDLLWWRGLARILEAKGYLKEGDNKIHVQIKFPEPTKLGLEFLSRSDQTFHVYPESDMLLSMAKPKSYSSFSEWGRGWADPAIRRERLKHRFADRSQGPRSRSRSRKARKRKSSKHSSDLRTVRGRLNAKLSAKKSNAA; from the exons ATGCTTCAGCGAAGCGGAAAAAGAGCTCAGTCTTTGTTGGTTCCAATGCGACAGTCTAGCATTCTGGATCACTTTTCTCTAACCAATAGGGGTAAACGAAGTAAGACTGAAGCTGAACCAGTTCTTTCATTTTCTGAACCAGAAGTGCCCCATTACCCCGTGGAAGATACCCAGGAACATGGAAGATGTGTCCTTCAAAATGAATCAGATTCCTATCTGATTGATGGGCCACAGGAACCAGATACCCAGTTAGACTGGGAGAAGAAATTGAATAGGGTTCTGAAAAAGCATTTTGGCTATCCATTCTTGAAGAAGTTCCAAAAGGAAGCTCTAGAAGCATGGTTAAATCACCAAGACTGTCTGGTTCTTGCTGCAACTGGATCTG GCAAGGTGGTAGTTGTTATTTCACCATTGATAAGCttgatgcatgatcaatgcTTAAAACTTGCAAAGCATGGGGTTTCTGCATGTTTTCTTGGGTCTGGGCAACCTGACAGTTCCGTTGAAAAGAAAGCAATGGGAGGTGCATATAGCATCATCTATGTTTGCCCAGAAACAGTTTTAAG ATTGATTCAACCACTTCAAAAGTTAGCTGAAACTCGTGGAATTGCATTGTTTGCAATTGATGAAGTACACTGTGTTTCTAAATGGGGCCATGATTTTAGGCCTGACTACag GCGACTGTCAATTTTGCGAGAGAATTTCAGCTCCTCAACGCTGAAATTTTTGAGATTTAACGTGCCTTTGATGGCGTTGACTGCAACTGCCACAGTTCAAGTTCGAGAAGACATTTTAAAGTCATTATGTATGTCAAAGGAAACAAAGATCATTCTAACTTCATTTTTTAGGCCTAATCTTCGCTTCTTC GTAAAACATAGTAGAACATCTTCACCATCCTCCTATAGGGAGGACTTCAGCGACCTTATAGATGCATATGCTGGAACTAGAAGATCtggaaacaagaaacaaactaTAATCTCTCACAAATCAGACAGTTTATTAGATTGCTCAACTAACAGTAGCTTATATGAGGCAGACAAAATCTCTCCAAATGACTTAGAGGACAACGATGATTCCGACtcagataaagatgatgaagtaGATTCTTCAGAAGAATTTTTGCCAAGCTCCTCAGAAGGAAGGACAATGTCTGTTGAATACTTGGAGAATGAGGTTGATGTCTTTCAGAGTGTAGATGATTGGGATG TTGCATATGGGGAGTTCTGTGGACAATTAGTTTGTGAGGAAACCGAAGTAGAAGCGGAGAAGATTGATCTGCTGGATAAAGCAGAAGAAAGACAAAAAAGTTGTCAAGAGAGTTTAGATCAAGGGCCAACTATTATCTATGTTCCTACTAGAAAAGAAACTTTGAGCATCTCAAAGTTTCTTTGTCAATCTGGTGTGAAGGCTGCTGCTTACAATGCATCG CTTCCAAAATCTCATTTAAGGATGGTTCACAAGGATTTTCACGAGAATAATGTAGAG GTTGTAGTTGCAACAATAGCATTTGGAATGGGGATTGACAAGTCAAATGTTCGGAGAATTATTCACTACGGTTGGCCACAG AGTTTGGAAGCTTATTATCAAGAAGCTGGTCGTGCTGGAAGGGATGGAAAATTGGCAGATTGCA TTTTATATGCAAATCTGACAAGAATACCATCCCTTTTGCCGAATCGAAGAAGTGAGGAACAAACTAATCAAGCATATAGAATGTTATCTGATTGCTTCAG GTATGGAATGAATACATCAAATTGTCGGGCACAAAAGCTAGTGGAGTACTTTGGTGAGACTTTTGATCGCGAGAAGTGTCTCAT GTGTGATGTTTGTGTGAAGGGACCTCCAATTATGCAGAATTTGAAGGAGGAAGCAGATATATTAATGCAGGTCATTGCTGCACATCAT CGATATTTAGCAGAAGGATTGTACGATGATTTCTCATACGGTGATGTCAAACAGAGATTCAGGGAGAAGCCAAATTTGAGGTTGTTTGTCAGTAAAGTAAGAGAGCAG TGTCTGAAATTTGCAGCAACTGATTTGCTCTGGTGGCGAGGTCTTGCAAGAATTTTAGAAGCTAAAGGTTACTTGAAAGAAGGGGATAACAAG ATCCATGTTCAGATAAAATTCCCTGAGCCTACCAAGCTGGGATTGGAGTTTCTATCCAGAAGTGACCAAACATTCCATGTTTACCCTGAATCAGACATGCTACTCTCAATGGCCAAACCTAAATCCTACTCATCCTTCTCAGAATGGGGCAGAGGCTGGGCTGATCCTGCCATACGGCGTGAACGACTCAAACATCGCTTTGCTGACAGGTCACAAGGACCACGGTCACGGTCACGGTCACGGAAGGCAAGAAAAAGGAAATCAAGTAAACATAGCTCTGATTTGAGAACGGTTCGAGGTAGATTAAATGCTAAATTATCGGCAAAGAAATCCAATGCTGCTTAG
- the LOC120079932 gene encoding ATP-dependent DNA helicase Q-like SIM isoform X1, whose amino-acid sequence MLQRSGKRAQSLLVPMRQSSILDHFSLTNRGKRSKTEAEPVLSFSEPEVPHYPVEDTQEHGRCVLQNESDSYLIDGPQEPDTQLDWEKKLNRVLKKHFGYPFLKKFQKEALEAWLNHQDCLVLAATGSGKSICFQIPALLTGKVVVVISPLISLMHDQCLKLAKHGVSACFLGSGQPDSSVEKKAMGGAYSIIYVCPETVLRLIQPLQKLAETRGIALFAIDEVHCVSKWGHDFRPDYRRLSILRENFSSSTLKFLRFNVPLMALTATATVQVREDILKSLCMSKETKIILTSFFRPNLRFFVKHSRTSSPSSYREDFSDLIDAYAGTRRSGNKKQTIISHKSDSLLDCSTNSSLYEADKISPNDLEDNDDSDSDKDDEVDSSEEFLPSSSEGRTMSVEYLENEVDVFQSVDDWDVAYGEFCGQLVCEETEVEAEKIDLLDKAEERQKSCQESLDQGPTIIYVPTRKETLSISKFLCQSGVKAAAYNASLPKSHLRMVHKDFHENNVEVVVATIAFGMGIDKSNVRRIIHYGWPQSLEAYYQEAGRAGRDGKLADCILYANLTRIPSLLPNRRSEEQTNQAYRMLSDCFRYGMNTSNCRAQKLVEYFGETFDREKCLMCDVCVKGPPIMQNLKEEADILMQVIAAHHRYLAEGLYDDFSYGDVKQRFREKPNLRLFVSKVREQCLKFAATDLLWWRGLARILEAKGYLKEGDNKIHVQIKFPEPTKLGLEFLSRSDQTFHVYPESDMLLSMAKPKSYSSFSEWGRGWADPAIRRERLKHRFADRSQGPRSRSRSRKARKRKSSKHSSDLRTVRGRLNAKLSAKKSNAA is encoded by the exons ATGCTTCAGCGAAGCGGAAAAAGAGCTCAGTCTTTGTTGGTTCCAATGCGACAGTCTAGCATTCTGGATCACTTTTCTCTAACCAATAGGGGTAAACGAAGTAAGACTGAAGCTGAACCAGTTCTTTCATTTTCTGAACCAGAAGTGCCCCATTACCCCGTGGAAGATACCCAGGAACATGGAAGATGTGTCCTTCAAAATGAATCAGATTCCTATCTGATTGATGGGCCACAGGAACCAGATACCCAGTTAGACTGGGAGAAGAAATTGAATAGGGTTCTGAAAAAGCATTTTGGCTATCCATTCTTGAAGAAGTTCCAAAAGGAAGCTCTAGAAGCATGGTTAAATCACCAAGACTGTCTGGTTCTTGCTGCAACTGGATCTG GGAAATCTATCTGTTTTCAGATTCCTGCTTTATTAACAGGCAAGGTGGTAGTTGTTATTTCACCATTGATAAGCttgatgcatgatcaatgcTTAAAACTTGCAAAGCATGGGGTTTCTGCATGTTTTCTTGGGTCTGGGCAACCTGACAGTTCCGTTGAAAAGAAAGCAATGGGAGGTGCATATAGCATCATCTATGTTTGCCCAGAAACAGTTTTAAG ATTGATTCAACCACTTCAAAAGTTAGCTGAAACTCGTGGAATTGCATTGTTTGCAATTGATGAAGTACACTGTGTTTCTAAATGGGGCCATGATTTTAGGCCTGACTACag GCGACTGTCAATTTTGCGAGAGAATTTCAGCTCCTCAACGCTGAAATTTTTGAGATTTAACGTGCCTTTGATGGCGTTGACTGCAACTGCCACAGTTCAAGTTCGAGAAGACATTTTAAAGTCATTATGTATGTCAAAGGAAACAAAGATCATTCTAACTTCATTTTTTAGGCCTAATCTTCGCTTCTTC GTAAAACATAGTAGAACATCTTCACCATCCTCCTATAGGGAGGACTTCAGCGACCTTATAGATGCATATGCTGGAACTAGAAGATCtggaaacaagaaacaaactaTAATCTCTCACAAATCAGACAGTTTATTAGATTGCTCAACTAACAGTAGCTTATATGAGGCAGACAAAATCTCTCCAAATGACTTAGAGGACAACGATGATTCCGACtcagataaagatgatgaagtaGATTCTTCAGAAGAATTTTTGCCAAGCTCCTCAGAAGGAAGGACAATGTCTGTTGAATACTTGGAGAATGAGGTTGATGTCTTTCAGAGTGTAGATGATTGGGATG TTGCATATGGGGAGTTCTGTGGACAATTAGTTTGTGAGGAAACCGAAGTAGAAGCGGAGAAGATTGATCTGCTGGATAAAGCAGAAGAAAGACAAAAAAGTTGTCAAGAGAGTTTAGATCAAGGGCCAACTATTATCTATGTTCCTACTAGAAAAGAAACTTTGAGCATCTCAAAGTTTCTTTGTCAATCTGGTGTGAAGGCTGCTGCTTACAATGCATCG CTTCCAAAATCTCATTTAAGGATGGTTCACAAGGATTTTCACGAGAATAATGTAGAG GTTGTAGTTGCAACAATAGCATTTGGAATGGGGATTGACAAGTCAAATGTTCGGAGAATTATTCACTACGGTTGGCCACAG AGTTTGGAAGCTTATTATCAAGAAGCTGGTCGTGCTGGAAGGGATGGAAAATTGGCAGATTGCA TTTTATATGCAAATCTGACAAGAATACCATCCCTTTTGCCGAATCGAAGAAGTGAGGAACAAACTAATCAAGCATATAGAATGTTATCTGATTGCTTCAG GTATGGAATGAATACATCAAATTGTCGGGCACAAAAGCTAGTGGAGTACTTTGGTGAGACTTTTGATCGCGAGAAGTGTCTCAT GTGTGATGTTTGTGTGAAGGGACCTCCAATTATGCAGAATTTGAAGGAGGAAGCAGATATATTAATGCAGGTCATTGCTGCACATCAT CGATATTTAGCAGAAGGATTGTACGATGATTTCTCATACGGTGATGTCAAACAGAGATTCAGGGAGAAGCCAAATTTGAGGTTGTTTGTCAGTAAAGTAAGAGAGCAG TGTCTGAAATTTGCAGCAACTGATTTGCTCTGGTGGCGAGGTCTTGCAAGAATTTTAGAAGCTAAAGGTTACTTGAAAGAAGGGGATAACAAG ATCCATGTTCAGATAAAATTCCCTGAGCCTACCAAGCTGGGATTGGAGTTTCTATCCAGAAGTGACCAAACATTCCATGTTTACCCTGAATCAGACATGCTACTCTCAATGGCCAAACCTAAATCCTACTCATCCTTCTCAGAATGGGGCAGAGGCTGGGCTGATCCTGCCATACGGCGTGAACGACTCAAACATCGCTTTGCTGACAGGTCACAAGGACCACGGTCACGGTCACGGTCACGGAAGGCAAGAAAAAGGAAATCAAGTAAACATAGCTCTGATTTGAGAACGGTTCGAGGTAGATTAAATGCTAAATTATCGGCAAAGAAATCCAATGCTGCTTAG
- the LOC120079932 gene encoding ATP-dependent DNA helicase Q-like SIM isoform X4, with protein MLQRSGKRAQSLLVPMRQSSILDHFSLTNRGKRSKTEAEPVLSFSEPEVPHYPVEDTQEHGRCVLQNESDSYLIDGPQEPDTQLDWEKKLNRVLKKHFGYPFLKKFQKEALEAWLNHQDCLVLAATGSGKSICFQIPALLTGKVVVVISPLISLMHDQCLKLAKHGVSACFLGSGQPDSSVEKKAMGGAYSIIYVCPETVLRLIQPLQKLAETRGIALFAIDEVHCVSKWGHDFRPDYRRLSILRENFSSSTLKFLRFNVPLMALTATATVQVREDILKSLCMSKETKIILTSFFRPNLRFFVKHSRTSSPSSYREDFSDLIDAYAGTRRSGNKKQTIISHKSDSLLDCSTNSSLYEADKISPNDLEDNDDSDSDKDDEVDSSEEFLPSSSEGRTMSVEYLENEVDVFQSVDDWDVAYGEFCGQLVCEETEVEAEKIDLLDKAEERQKSCQESLDQGPTIIYVPTRKETLSISKFLCQSGVKAAAYNASLPKSHLRMVHKDFHENNVEVVVATIAFGMGIDKSNVRRIIHYGWPQSLEAYYQEAGRAGRDGKLADCILYANLTRIPSLLPNRRSEEQTNQAYRMLSDCFRYGMNTSNCRAQKLVEYFGETFDREKCLMCDVCVKGPPIMQNLKEEADILMQVIAAHHRYLAEGLYDDFSYGDVKQRFREKPNLRLFVSKVREQCLKFAATDLLWWRGLARILEAKGYLKEGDNKYNKGGAMEI; from the exons ATGCTTCAGCGAAGCGGAAAAAGAGCTCAGTCTTTGTTGGTTCCAATGCGACAGTCTAGCATTCTGGATCACTTTTCTCTAACCAATAGGGGTAAACGAAGTAAGACTGAAGCTGAACCAGTTCTTTCATTTTCTGAACCAGAAGTGCCCCATTACCCCGTGGAAGATACCCAGGAACATGGAAGATGTGTCCTTCAAAATGAATCAGATTCCTATCTGATTGATGGGCCACAGGAACCAGATACCCAGTTAGACTGGGAGAAGAAATTGAATAGGGTTCTGAAAAAGCATTTTGGCTATCCATTCTTGAAGAAGTTCCAAAAGGAAGCTCTAGAAGCATGGTTAAATCACCAAGACTGTCTGGTTCTTGCTGCAACTGGATCTG GGAAATCTATCTGTTTTCAGATTCCTGCTTTATTAACAGGCAAGGTGGTAGTTGTTATTTCACCATTGATAAGCttgatgcatgatcaatgcTTAAAACTTGCAAAGCATGGGGTTTCTGCATGTTTTCTTGGGTCTGGGCAACCTGACAGTTCCGTTGAAAAGAAAGCAATGGGAGGTGCATATAGCATCATCTATGTTTGCCCAGAAACAGTTTTAAG ATTGATTCAACCACTTCAAAAGTTAGCTGAAACTCGTGGAATTGCATTGTTTGCAATTGATGAAGTACACTGTGTTTCTAAATGGGGCCATGATTTTAGGCCTGACTACag GCGACTGTCAATTTTGCGAGAGAATTTCAGCTCCTCAACGCTGAAATTTTTGAGATTTAACGTGCCTTTGATGGCGTTGACTGCAACTGCCACAGTTCAAGTTCGAGAAGACATTTTAAAGTCATTATGTATGTCAAAGGAAACAAAGATCATTCTAACTTCATTTTTTAGGCCTAATCTTCGCTTCTTC GTAAAACATAGTAGAACATCTTCACCATCCTCCTATAGGGAGGACTTCAGCGACCTTATAGATGCATATGCTGGAACTAGAAGATCtggaaacaagaaacaaactaTAATCTCTCACAAATCAGACAGTTTATTAGATTGCTCAACTAACAGTAGCTTATATGAGGCAGACAAAATCTCTCCAAATGACTTAGAGGACAACGATGATTCCGACtcagataaagatgatgaagtaGATTCTTCAGAAGAATTTTTGCCAAGCTCCTCAGAAGGAAGGACAATGTCTGTTGAATACTTGGAGAATGAGGTTGATGTCTTTCAGAGTGTAGATGATTGGGATG TTGCATATGGGGAGTTCTGTGGACAATTAGTTTGTGAGGAAACCGAAGTAGAAGCGGAGAAGATTGATCTGCTGGATAAAGCAGAAGAAAGACAAAAAAGTTGTCAAGAGAGTTTAGATCAAGGGCCAACTATTATCTATGTTCCTACTAGAAAAGAAACTTTGAGCATCTCAAAGTTTCTTTGTCAATCTGGTGTGAAGGCTGCTGCTTACAATGCATCG CTTCCAAAATCTCATTTAAGGATGGTTCACAAGGATTTTCACGAGAATAATGTAGAG GTTGTAGTTGCAACAATAGCATTTGGAATGGGGATTGACAAGTCAAATGTTCGGAGAATTATTCACTACGGTTGGCCACAG AGTTTGGAAGCTTATTATCAAGAAGCTGGTCGTGCTGGAAGGGATGGAAAATTGGCAGATTGCA TTTTATATGCAAATCTGACAAGAATACCATCCCTTTTGCCGAATCGAAGAAGTGAGGAACAAACTAATCAAGCATATAGAATGTTATCTGATTGCTTCAG GTATGGAATGAATACATCAAATTGTCGGGCACAAAAGCTAGTGGAGTACTTTGGTGAGACTTTTGATCGCGAGAAGTGTCTCAT GTGTGATGTTTGTGTGAAGGGACCTCCAATTATGCAGAATTTGAAGGAGGAAGCAGATATATTAATGCAGGTCATTGCTGCACATCAT CGATATTTAGCAGAAGGATTGTACGATGATTTCTCATACGGTGATGTCAAACAGAGATTCAGGGAGAAGCCAAATTTGAGGTTGTTTGTCAGTAAAGTAAGAGAGCAG TGTCTGAAATTTGCAGCAACTGATTTGCTCTGGTGGCGAGGTCTTGCAAGAATTTTAGAAGCTAAAGGTTACTTGAAAGAAGGGGATAACAAG tacaacaaaggTGGAGCTATGGAAATTTAA
- the LOC120079396 gene encoding heavy metal-associated isoprenylated plant protein 36-like produces the protein MLELPSKASNPPRSLSHSHSHSLSTDLKASVSLMAEPEGKPEPKEVEENPEPPLIYKTWILKVSIHCEACKRKVKRVLKDVEGVYETDIDLKQQKVVVKGNVESETLIKKLLKTGKHAELWPEKGKSKGKSKKKEKNSDSESSDESSGHEDEKEKVKFEVQDPTKNGDPAGKIIGGSGDSQAKQPGTAPAGDGQTSGGGGKKKKKKKKKKSGGGGGGNASVEAPGGHPANGVPPAGADPGHLEPGPQPAPGPLPIIANESPPRHFVTQYAPHYIAHPVYSVRYSTAYATCSQPQRESYYATPQQYSYAYVHPGVRPQLDSPPSDFEPYSSHPSDSLEIFSDENPNGCSIV, from the exons ATGCTTGAATTACCCTCAAAAGCATCTAATCCTCCACgatctctctctcactctcattCTCACTCTCTCTCAACAGACCTCAAAGCTTCAGTGTCTTTAATGGCAGAACCAGAAGGCAAGCCAGAGCCTAAAGAAGTTGAAGAAAACCCCGAGCCTCCTCTCATTTACAAG ACGTGGATTTTGAAAGTCTCCATTCACTGCGAAGCTTGCAAGAGGAAAGTTAAACGAGTTCTCAAGGACGTTGAAG GAGTCTATGAAACGGATATCGATTTAAAGCAACAGAAAGTTGTTGTGAAAGGTAACGTCGAATCAGAAACTTTGATAAAGAAATTGTTGAAGACAGGGAAGCACGCGGAGCTATGGccggaaaaaggaaaaagtaaaggaaaatcgaagaagaaagagaaaaatagcGATTCCGAAAGCTCCGACGAAAGCAGCGGCCATGAAGACGAAAAAGAGAAGGTGAAATTCGAAGTACAAGATCCGACGAAAAATGGAGACCCGGCTGGGAAGATAATCGGCGGCAGCGGCGACAGTCAAGCAAAACAGCCTGGTACTGCACCAGCCGGTGATGGCCAGACCAGCGGCGGTGGAggtaaaaaaaagaagaagaaaaagaagaagaagagcggCGGCGGTGGCGGCGGCAATGCCAGCGTTGAAGCTCCCGGTGGTCATCCAGCAAACGGAGTACCACCAGCCGGTGCAGATCCGGGTCATCTAGAACCCGGTCCACAACCTGCACCCGGCCCGCTTCCAATTATAGCCAATGAAAGCCCTCCACGTCACTTTGTGACTCAATACGCACCGCATTACATTGCGCACCCAGTTTATTCGGTGCGGTACAGTACAGCATACGCAACGTGTTCTCAGCCACAGCGCGAATCATATTATGCCACGCCGCAGCAATATTCTTATGCGTACGTGCATCCAGGTGTACGACCTCAGCTTGATTCTCCACCGTCCGATTTTGAGCCATATTCATCACATCCGTCTGATTCTCTCGAGATATTCAGTGATGAAAATCCGAATGGCTGCTCAATTGTGTGA